DNA sequence from the Vicia villosa cultivar HV-30 ecotype Madison, WI linkage group LG3, Vvil1.0, whole genome shotgun sequence genome:
ATACATTAATTAAAAGGTTCCATGGGGGGCATCCTTCCATATATTTGATGTTAATatggtatatatttttttgaGATTAAACTGTATATTAAGATTATTAATGGTGTACATTAGGGCAGGTGTAATACCAATTGCGAatgtttttgcttttttttttcttgttgagtagaataattttttttgttattgaattaaaaaaacaatatttccaaAATAAATCTTCTCTTAAAATTTGTATCAAACTCTCAATTATTACTAAAATTATTGGAATGCTACTTCAATTAAAAGAAAGTGAAAGGGAATATGATAGAGCAGGGGACATATAGTTAATTTGGTTTCATACAAGAAAATATATAACGTCCGTGTGAAGGAAATATAATTTGTTTTGCCATCTTTGGTGTTTAACGACTTTTAGGTAAAATGATTGTATtgtatttcttttcaactttccaCAAAAATGATTAGATAAATAAGAGGAAGCGCATATTTGGTTTCAACTTTAGAGGagataaaattgattttgagttgcttttgatgtttttgaaaaatacacAAATTTTTTTGGTATGTAGATGAAGTGGTAATACTTATTAAAAATTCACAAATAATTGTGAGAGCCAGAGTAATGGCGTTGAACCTAATAATATTGATaaataatattgatattttatcaGATGAATTTCAGACCTAATAATATTGACATTTCGTCGGATGATTTTCGGACAAAAtacttgattttaatttaaaataggaTGATTTTCGGACAAAAtacttgattttaatttaaaatagaatTGGAGTTAACAACTTAGCCACTCTGCCATACTGCCACGGTTCCCATGAATCATGCATGCATGCAAAATAAAGAATCTATACACTTAATTATAGCAATATACAAGCAAGATCCAATATTCAAATTAATGCACCATCCATGTCTATAGATATAGTTGCATTAATTACGCATGTGAAAGTTAAGTAACTTTGTACTATAAAATACAAGCAAGATCCAATATTCAAATTAATACACAAATAATAATGCAAAATGAATGTGATATATGATATATGTgtgcaaataataataataataacaacactgTTTGCAAATTACAACAAAAATCAACATGATAACTTGCCTGTATCTCAATGAGCACATTAGAATAAGTATAAGCAAATGCAATATCACCAATAGCTTGAAACATCCTCCAAACCTTCTCAGTTCCAGTAACATCCACACCAACTTGTACCCCTGTTAACGATGTCCTTACAGCAGGTCCCCCACCTTCACCATCAACCATAACCATAGTAATTAATTAACACTAACACAAATTAATTAATGTAATATCCAAAACCATAGTAGTTAATTAATTACCTACTACTTTAGCTACAGAGAGACCAAGCCCAATTGCAGAATAAGCAAAAGACATCACAGCTGCAAGAATTGAGAGCCATGAAAGCTTATGGAAATTTGGTATTTGACTTAGCACAATTTGAATGCAAGCAAATATAATCATGAATGGATTATTTGATATATAACACTTTGCTTCATGTCCCTGTTTATGATAACAATTCGACCTCTTCACAGCCCtataataaataacaataattaaaaaaaattaattcacatcatacaaaataaattatttatgtgGATAAATAAATAAACTTACACCATACTAATTGAAGCAGTTATTGTGTAACCTATAGTTACACCAACAAGGTTTATATATTGAGCTAATCCACATAGCTGAAATTTCCTTCCTCctattaattgaaaaaaaaagaagccAAATTGTAACTTATAagtcataattaaataaaaatttagaaaatattaatattgtgatttttatttttttgattacCTAAGACAGATCTTACAACTTCTGAATAAGTGTAATTTCGTTTGCCATGAACAGGATCAGGTGAACGATAGGAATCAGCAAGAAGAGTGGAAGTGAAATAAGTGATTAAAGAAAAAGCTAGTAGAACTGCAGGACCAGCAACCCAACCCATTTGAGCTATTGCCCATGCAAGTGATAAAACTCCTGAACCTATCACTGCTGTGATGATgtgtgcacttgcagtcacccatgtaccttcaaattcaacataagttatattaataaattaatttagtttaaaaaataagttattattgATGAGATTATTGTTTATTTGTATATATGTTATGTACCAGTTCTTTTGGCTCGTCCATCATCGTCAAAGTTTTTGCCACCATCGATAAAAGCTT
Encoded proteins:
- the LOC131660135 gene encoding amino acid permease 6-like, with amino-acid sequence MSQKNIMYIETPEAFIDGGKNFDDDGRAKRTGTWVTASAHIITAVIGSGVLSLAWAIAQMGWVAGPAVLLAFSLITYFTSTLLADSYRSPDPVHGKRNYTYSEVVRSVLGGRKFQLCGLAQYINLVGVTIGYTITASISMVAVKRSNCYHKQGHEAKCYISNNPFMIIFACIQIVLSQIPNFHKLSWLSILAAVMSFAYSAIGLGLSVAKVVGGGPAVRTSLTGVQVGVDVTGTEKVWRMFQAIGDIAFAYTYSNVLIEIQDTLKSSPPENQVMKRASLVGILTTSMFYMLCGCLGYAAFGNDAPGNFLTGFGFYEPFWLIDIANICIAVHLVGAYQVFCQPIFGFVESKSKEKWSNSKFVNGEHAINIPLCGTLYVNFFRVVWRTTYVAVTSLIAMMFPFFNDFLGLIGSLSFWPLTVYFPIEMYIKQSKMQRFSFTWTWLKILSWACLIVSIISAAGSIQGLAHDLKKYQPFKAQQ